AATCCTCCGATATGGGCGAAGAACGCAACTCCGCCTCCCGACGAAGTGTTTACGCCGATGGAAAAAATGCCGTTGAAAAGCTGCAGCACGAACCACAACGCCAGCACCGACCACGCCGGCCATTCAGAAAGCCGCGAAAACAAACCCAAAGGAACGATGCCCTGCACTCTTACGCCAGGGAACAACACCAGATAACTTCCCAATACGCCAGCGATCGCACCGCTTGCGCCAACGAGAGGAACAGTCGATGAGGGACTGGCCAGAATCTGCGCAATCGCCGCTGTGAATCCGCTGGCGAAATACAAGAACAGGTACATGATTTTTCCCAACCGGTCTTCGACGTTATCCCCAAATAACCAGAGGTAGAGCATGTTACCGATCAGATGCGCCCAACCGCCGTGGAAAAACATGCTGCGCAGGATGTCCAACAATGATTCGGTACTGAACGGCGCAGCCGCAACTTGAGCCGGCACGACGGACAAGTTCATGAACATCGATTGCAGTTGGCCCTTGGGGAGACTGTCCTCCCACAAGAAAATCAAGACGTTCATGGCGATCAAGGTATAAGTGAGGATGGGAAAACGACGGGTGGGATTTATGTCTCGCAATGGGAGCATCTACAACCTCGCATCAGTCTTCGATCACGTGATGCCTGAAATCCGAAATGCGCAGCGGAATCACATTCCTCTTAATCCATTCTAACCGACGCCCAGCTGCGCATACAAGCTCTCGCACTTCGATTGCGGCGAAACTACACGAGATGGCACACCAGACCCTTCAGGTAGCGGCCTTCCGGAAAATGAAGCAATACGGGATGATCCTCTGGCTGATTCAACCATTTTACGATTTGCGCCGAGATCGCCGCATCGATTGCTGCACCTGCGACGATTTTTTCGAACAACGCCGGAGATACGCCGCCGGAACACGAAAAGGTGATCAGCGTCCCGTGCTGCCGCAGAAGCTTGAAGGCCAACAAGTTGATGTCCTTGTAGGCGCGCGCTGCCCTCTGTTTCGTCGAAGCCGTCGGCGCAAAGCGCGGCGGGTCGAGAATGATGGCGTCGAACGATGCCCCTCGATCCCGGAACGCACGCAATTCGGTGAACACATCAGCCTGTATCCAATCCCATTCACCCGTGGAATATCCGTTCAGTGAAACGTTCCGCCGAGCCAACGCCAGTGCATTTTCCGAAGAATCGACCGAAATCACGTGCTTTGCCTCTCCCGCCAACGCGGACACCGTGAAACCACCCGTGTAGCAAAAACAATCGAGCACCTCCTTCCCGCGTACGAGTGAGCGAACGATGCGTCGATTTTCACGCTGGTCCAGGTAAAATCCCGTTTTTTGCCCTTGGCGCACATCGACGAGAAATTGCAGGCCATTTTCCAGGATGACCGTTTCTTCGACCGGTTCATCCCCGAACGCCGCGAGTGTCCGCTGCAGCAGTCCTTCCTTCTCACGCGCCTCGCTGTCTGAGCGTTCGTAAATGCCGGCGCACTTGCCGTTGGAGGCCAATATCGAAACGATCGCATCCCGCCAAGCCTCGACGCCGGCCGTCAAGAACTGCACAACGCGAAGATCAGCGTAGCGATCGACGATCAGACCCGGCAGCCCATCCGATTCAGCATGGATTTCTCGATAGGCGTTCACGTCGGAGTCGTCGCGAAGGGCGCTGCGTGCATTAACGGCCGCATCGATCCGATGTTTGAAAAACCCTTCGTCGATACGCTCATCTGCATTCCAGGTCCAGATTCGAGTCCGAATGCTTGAAACAGGAGAATATGCGCCCCTTGCCAACCACGCGCCCGCGTGATCGAACACTTCGACCGTATCGCCGGATTGCGGATCCCCTTCGACGCGATCGATCGCTCCGGAAAATATCCACGGATGCCTGCGCATTACAGAACGTTCTCGGCCGCGCTTCAATCTAATTCTTTTCATCAGCGTATACACAGGGAGACAGGTTGGATCCTACTGCGCGGAGGGCATTCTTGCAGCAACCATTCCTCCTCGAAAACAGGAAACCTGCATGCTCCGGGCGCTTAGAATGCTGTATCAATCCTCTTTCAGCAAGGCTTTCAATCCATCTTCATCGATGGTGGGAATTGCTAACGTTTCCGCTTTCTGGAGTTTCGATCCCGGCGATTCGCCCACGACCACGTAGGACGTTCGTTTGCTGACGCTGCTGGTGACTTTTCCGCCCTGGCTTTCGATCAACGCCTTTGCTTCCTGCCGCGTCAACGACGGCAGTGTTCCGGTTAAGACGAAGGTCATCCCCTCCAACGGTGTCGGGCCGGATGGTGCGCCGGTCTCGGTCATCTCCGGCCAAACGCCTGCACGCCGGAATTTTGCGAGCAGTTTCTGGTTGGATGGTTCATGCATCCAATCGACGATCGCCGTGCCGATGTTGGGGCCTATGCCTTCGATCCGCTCGAGTTCATCGACCGTCGTTTCGGCGAGCGCATCAACGTTCCGGTAACGCCGGGCGAGATCCGCAGCGACGACCTCTCCAACACCGCGGATTCCTAAAGCGTTGATCAAGCGATCGAGTGATTGGTCCTTCGAAGCTTCGATGGCATCGAGCAGGTTATCGACTCGTTTTTCGCCAAATCCCTCGAGCGCCAGCAATGCATCTCGATCCAACGTGTAAAGATCTGCCACGTCGCCGACGAAACCTTTTTCAACCAACAACGCCGCGACTTTGATTCCCATGCCCTCGATGTCCATCGCGCTTCGGGAGACGAAGTGCTCCAGGTTGCGGATTAATTGCTCCGGACAGGCTGCGTTGACGCAGTAGACTCCAACTTCTCCCTCGACGCGTTCCAGCATCGCTCCGCAAGATGGGCAACGCTTGGGAATCGAATAGGGAACCTCATCCCCGCTGCGTACATCGGTCATCGGTCCAATCACGTAGGGAATGACGTCCCCGGCACGTTTCAGCAATACCCGATCACCGATGCGAATGTCCTTCTCTTCGATGAAATCGAAATTATGCAGCGTGGCCTGGCGCACAGTAACTCCCCCAACCACCACAGGCTTGAGAATGGCATACGGTGTGATCACCCCGGTTCGCCCAACGTTGATTCCGATGTCCTCCAGGCGCGTGGTAACGACCTGAGCCGGGAATTTGAAGGCGATCGCGCCGCGTGGATCTTTGCCTACCACACCCAGACTTTCGGACAGCTGCAGGTCATCCAATTTGATCACAGCGCCGTCCGCCTCGTAGGGCAATGTGTTGCGAATCTGCGCCAGATGTTCGGCGGCCGCAACGGCTTCCTCGATGTCGTCGCAATGCGAGATGTTCACCGCCACGGGGAATCCCAGTTCGCGCAGCATTTTGAGGGCTTCCCATTGGGAATTCGGAACCGGACCGTCCGCCTCCACCACGGCATAACAACGTAAACTGATCGGCCGTTTTGCGGTGAGACTCGAATCCAACTGACGTAAGGCGCCGGAAACCGTGTTTCTCGGATTCACGTACGTCCGTTCTCCCGCTTGTTCCAGACGTCGATTGAGTTCCTCGAAATCGGAAACCAGGATAATCGCCTCGCCGCGGACGACCAGGTTCCCAGGAACGTTTCCATCGTAACCCTGGACGGGTATACGCAGCGGCAGACTGCGGACGGTTCTCAGATTGGCAGTGATATCCTCGCCAATCTCACCGTCGCCGCGTGTGGCACCGAGTGTGAAGAGACCATCGCGGTAGTGCAGGACGACGGTCAAGCCGTCGAATTTCGGTTCGACGGTATAGGCTGCATCCTGCACCCGCGCGTCCAGTTTACGTATTCGCTCGTACCAGGCACGAACCTCGTCCGCATCAAACGCGTTCGCCAGACTGAGGATGGGCCGCGGATGCGGAACCCGCCGAAAGCCTTCCGCCGGCGTTCCGCCGACGCGTTGGGTCGGGGAATCCGGAGATTTCAGCTCTGGGTGCTGCGCCTCGAGATCCTCCAATTCACGTATGAGCTTGTCGAATTCGGCGTCACTGATGATGGGCGAGTTGAGCACGTAGTAGCGATAATTGTGCATGCGTATTTCTTCTTTAAGCTTCGCTACCCGCTTGCGAATGGTTTCGTCTGCCATCGATGTATTCCTTATTCCAATACTATCAAGACACAGTCAACGGGGGAACTTCGTCCGGCCAGATTGGTAGAAACATGAGCCATTCTCCGGGCCGCTCCCGGATGTAATCCTCGATGAGATCGATGTATCGCTGCGCCAGATGGAGGACATCCCGTTCGCGATCCCCGGTAATTACGGGCTCGATCGGCGGGGTTGCCACCGCGCGATATTTATTCGAGCCCATCGTCTGGATCATCCCGACGAGAACCCGGGATCCGGTGGCAACGGCAAGACGCGCCGGACCGATTGGTAAGATAGCCTTCCGCCCGAAGAAAACCAGCTCGTCGCCGCCCACGTCGGGGCGATCCGCCGCAGTCATGACCAGTCCACCGTTATTTAAACGCCGGATGGCTTCTTTGAGCGACTTCGGAGAGATGGGAGTCAGATTCAAGCCAAAACGCCGCCGGACGGCATTGTCGACGTGTACCCCGCCTTGCACGTTGGCGTAGGAAAGCGCCTGGATCGGATAGCCAAAAGCGCCCAATGCCAGGAGCATAATATTGAAGCTGCTCATATGCGCGCCGACGATCATCAAGCCGCGCTTTTCGATTTGGGCTTGATTAAAATATTCAACGAGTTGGGGATCGATGTCGATGGACGCTTTCACCGCCTCCGGACCCCCGTGCGTGGCCCGATACCAATCTGCGTAACCGCGGGCCGCATTTCGTATGACCTCATATACGGCATCGTCAAGTTCAGGCGCATCGAAAGGCAGCCCACGGATCACGGCCTGATTCGAACGGACGGCACGGATCATGCTCGAATCCCTTTGCGATACCAGCCGGCGGGCTACCCAGTCGGCGAAGCGATAACTCTGTTCCTGATTGAGGATTTTAACTATCAACAGCCCCAAAACGGGAGCCATCCTCGTACTTAAAAACGATATCAAGTTCATGGGCAATCCATCCGAATCGTCAATAAAATCTTGTTGTAAATCATGGCGCAGTAACAATTATACGTGCAATTAAGCCGGTTTCACCCCGCCGCTGTTTCGGCGCATGCGGTATGCGAATCCGACCATCTTCAAGAAGCGCAGCGAATCGTGCCATGGATGGAAATAGCTCTTTTTCCCAGTACCATAAATCGTGCGGATATCGACCCAGTCCAATTGGAATCCTTTGCAGACCGCCGTAACGAGCAGTTCCACTTCAAGTTCGAATCCCGTCGCCTGCAGATCCAGGGACTGCAGCAGTCGCCGGGTGTGCAGGCGGAATCCACTCTGATTGTCGAATATCCGCTGGTGCAGGGCCAGTGAAAGTAGAAATGAGCCGATACGGTTGGCGAAATTGTTGGGAAATGGCATGCGGCGGAAGTCACGCCGCCCGATGATCAAATCCGCACCGTGAAGCTCGTACCTGTCGATGAAATTAGGGATTTCCCGGGGATCGTGCTGGCCATCGGCGTCCAGGGTAATGACCAGATCGTATCCGTTGTCGATGGCCCACTTGAATCCGGTGACCAGGGCAGTGCCCTTGCCCATGTTCTTCTCGTGACTGACCACCGTTGCGCCCAATTCTTCCGCGACTTGCGCCGTAGCGTCCGACGAACCGTCGTCCACGACGAGCAACGGGAAATTTGATACTGTCGCGGAAACGATGGGTGCGATAAAATCCACCTCGTTCCATGCTGGAATTAGGGCCAATACTTGCAAGTTTGCCAAGGGGAAACCACCTGTCGTTGAAACGCCTGCATCGGGAGAAATCTTTACAAGCTGTATCATTCTAGCGTAGTCGGGCTGGACGTCAAGCCTGCCGTCGAGTGGGTATCATGACAAACCCAGACAAACGTCTATTGTCTCGGAACGCATGATTTGCTAGACTGAGGCAGGTCATCCGAAAGAGGGAGGCAGCATGTCTTCAGGAAAAATCATAGCGTACATCGCGGCAGCGATACTGATCTTCTTCGGCGTTCTTTTTCTCCTGGGTTCCGGCGCCAGTTCTCAAGGCGTACTCTGGATCATCATCGGCGTAATTCTCGTCGCCAGCGGCTTCGGCCTGATCTGGTTTGCCGGCCGGGCAGATAAACAAAAAACCGAATTGATTCAAAAAATCGAACTCTCGGGGGACATCAATTTGGAAACACTCACATGCCGAAGCTGCGGCGGTACGCTCACGGCCGACAACGTGAAATTGCTCGCCGGCGCTCCGGTCGTCACCTGCCCGTACTGC
This window of the Anaerolineales bacterium genome carries:
- a CDS encoding class I SAM-dependent rRNA methyltransferase, translating into MKRIRLKRGRERSVMRRHPWIFSGAIDRVEGDPQSGDTVEVFDHAGAWLARGAYSPVSSIRTRIWTWNADERIDEGFFKHRIDAAVNARSALRDDSDVNAYREIHAESDGLPGLIVDRYADLRVVQFLTAGVEAWRDAIVSILASNGKCAGIYERSDSEAREKEGLLQRTLAAFGDEPVEETVILENGLQFLVDVRQGQKTGFYLDQRENRRIVRSLVRGKEVLDCFCYTGGFTVSALAGEAKHVISVDSSENALALARRNVSLNGYSTGEWDWIQADVFTELRAFRDRGASFDAIILDPPRFAPTASTKQRAARAYKDINLLAFKLLRQHGTLITFSCSGGVSPALFEKIVAGAAIDAAISAQIVKWLNQPEDHPVLLHFPEGRYLKGLVCHLV
- a CDS encoding glycosyltransferase family 2 protein, with translation MANLQVLALIPAWNEVDFIAPIVSATVSNFPLLVVDDGSSDATAQVAEELGATVVSHEKNMGKGTALVTGFKWAIDNGYDLVITLDADGQHDPREIPNFIDRYELHGADLIIGRRDFRRMPFPNNFANRIGSFLLSLALHQRIFDNQSGFRLHTRRLLQSLDLQATGFELEVELLVTAVCKGFQLDWVDIRTIYGTGKKSYFHPWHDSLRFLKMVGFAYRMRRNSGGVKPA
- the ligA gene encoding NAD-dependent DNA ligase LigA, whose protein sequence is MADETIRKRVAKLKEEIRMHNYRYYVLNSPIISDAEFDKLIRELEDLEAQHPELKSPDSPTQRVGGTPAEGFRRVPHPRPILSLANAFDADEVRAWYERIRKLDARVQDAAYTVEPKFDGLTVVLHYRDGLFTLGATRGDGEIGEDITANLRTVRSLPLRIPVQGYDGNVPGNLVVRGEAIILVSDFEELNRRLEQAGERTYVNPRNTVSGALRQLDSSLTAKRPISLRCYAVVEADGPVPNSQWEALKMLRELGFPVAVNISHCDDIEEAVAAAEHLAQIRNTLPYEADGAVIKLDDLQLSESLGVVGKDPRGAIAFKFPAQVVTTRLEDIGINVGRTGVITPYAILKPVVVGGVTVRQATLHNFDFIEEKDIRIGDRVLLKRAGDVIPYVIGPMTDVRSGDEVPYSIPKRCPSCGAMLERVEGEVGVYCVNAACPEQLIRNLEHFVSRSAMDIEGMGIKVAALLVEKGFVGDVADLYTLDRDALLALEGFGEKRVDNLLDAIEASKDQSLDRLINALGIRGVGEVVAADLARRYRNVDALAETTVDELERIEGIGPNIGTAIVDWMHEPSNQKLLAKFRRAGVWPEMTETGAPSGPTPLEGMTFVLTGTLPSLTRQEAKALIESQGGKVTSSVSKRTSYVVVGESPGSKLQKAETLAIPTIDEDGLKALLKED
- a CDS encoding rhomboid family intramembrane serine protease, coding for MLPLRDINPTRRFPILTYTLIAMNVLIFLWEDSLPKGQLQSMFMNLSVVPAQVAAAPFSTESLLDILRSMFFHGGWAHLIGNMLYLWLFGDNVEDRLGKIMYLFLYFASGFTAAIAQILASPSSTVPLVGASGAIAGVLGSYLVLFPGVRVQGIVPLGLFSRLSEWPAWSVLALWFVLQLFNGIFSIGVNTSSGGGVAFFAHIGG
- a CDS encoding lysophospholipid acyltransferase family protein, with amino-acid sequence MGLLIVKILNQEQSYRFADWVARRLVSQRDSSMIRAVRSNQAVIRGLPFDAPELDDAVYEVIRNAARGYADWYRATHGGPEAVKASIDIDPQLVEYFNQAQIEKRGLMIVGAHMSSFNIMLLALGAFGYPIQALSYANVQGGVHVDNAVRRRFGLNLTPISPKSLKEAIRRLNNGGLVMTAADRPDVGGDELVFFGRKAILPIGPARLAVATGSRVLVGMIQTMGSNKYRAVATPPIEPVITGDRERDVLHLAQRYIDLIEDYIRERPGEWLMFLPIWPDEVPPLTVS